ATCACCGAGAGCGGCGTGCGCAGCTCGTGTGCGACGTCGGCCAGCAGGCTCCGTCGCTGCTGCTCGTTGGCCTGGAGCCGCTGGGCCATCTCGTTGAAGGAACGGGCCAGCCGGCGCATGTCGCGGGGACCGCGCTCCGAGACCCGGGCCTCGTAGTCGCCGCCCGCCACCCGGTCCGCCGCCTCCATCACGTCGCCCACCGACGCCGCCACGCGCCGGACGCTCCGGATCGCCACGAACGCCACCACCAGCCAGACGCCGAGGAACCAGACGACCCCGCCCGCGCGCCAGTGGCCGCGAGCGCCGAAAGCATGCGGGAACAGCGCCACGGCGATAGCGTTGGCCGCGAACATGAGCCCGAAGAACAGGGCCATGGCGATGAGCACGCGCCGGAGGAATCGCCGGCGCATCCCCCGCCAGCTCACCGGCCCCGTGGGGGGAAACGGCTCGTTCTCCGGCCACCACGGCGGGCGGAACCCCTGGCCGGTACCGTGCCAGGGGCCACGCCATGCGTCGGGCCCCGGGCGGTGCCGGTGTCCCTCCTGGTCAGGCATCGGCGAACCGGTACCCCACCCCGTGGACCGTCACCAGGTATCTGGGCCGGCCCGGCGTGGGCTCGATCTTCTTGCGGATGTTCTTCACGTGGGCATCGATGGCCCGCTCGTAGGACTCGAACGCCACGCCGTGCACCGCGTCGAGAAGCTGGGCCCGGGTGAACACCCGGCCGGGCTCGCGGACGAACGTGGCCAGCAGCTGGAACTCGGTCGGCGTGAGGTCGACCGGCCTCCCGGCCACCTGCACCCGCATCCGCTGGGCGTCCACCTCCACGTCGGCCGCCCGGAGCAGCTCCTGGCCGCCGGCCCGCGTCGACTCCGTTCGCCGCAACACGGCCCGGACCCGAGCCACCAGCTCCTTCGGGCTGAACGGCTTCACCACGTAGTCGTCCGCACCGAGCTCCAGGCCCACGATCCGGTCGGCCTCGTCGCCCCGCGCGGTGAGCATGACGATGGGGACGTTCGACGAGCGCCGGAGCTCACGGGTCACGTCCAGGCCGTCGCGGCCCGGCAGCCCCAGGTCCAGCACGATGAGGTCGGGCTTCGAGCCCCTCGCGGCGGCGACGGCAGCCCCTCCCTCCCCCACCACCATGACGTCGAACCCGGCGTGCTGGAGGTAGTCGCGGACCAGCCGCGCGATCTTCATCTCGTCCTCGACCACCAGGATCGTCTTCATGGCCCGGGCCCCCTCCTTCCGAAGCGTGACGACGCGAGTGGGCGGAGGCAAGCGCCTCCGCCCCGTTCACGCGGTCCCCGTCGCGGCTACGCGCTGCTGACGGGCTGGGGCGGGGAGCCCGGCGGGTCCTGGCCGCTCTCGCCGTGCTGGCTGCGGTGCCAGTCCTCGAACGTCCCCGGGCCGCCCGAGCCGCCCGGGCCCTTGCCCCAGGGGCCGGGTCCCATGTGATGCCCGGGTCCGCCGCCATACGCCCACCGGTGGCGCCAGAACGCCCCCCGGAGCAGCAGGAACAGCCCGATGAAGAACAGCGGGAAGAACAGGAACCCGAAGTGGAACCCGTAGCCGTACCCCGGTCCGACCACCACCTCGCGGACGTGGCCGCTGTCGACCAGCCCGTGGTTGTAGCCGGCGTGATAGGCCCCGATCCCGATGCCCGCTCCGGCCAGGATCAGCAGGAGCGCGACCCCGATTCCGAACCACCGTCGCATCTCGTCCTCCTCTCGACGGTCCGTACCTTCGCCACCCATGCTGCGCTCGGCGTGTGAAGGGACCGTGAACACGCTGCGGAGGTGCGGAGGAGGCAGGGTTCGCCTTCTCCGCCTGGGCTCGCCCACGTAAGGTGTGCGCGTGCAGACCGTGCAGCAATCCCAGCAGGACGGCCCGCGATTCTCGTTGCTGGGGTCGATCGGGGTCTTCATCGGGTTGGCCGGCGTGGCCTGCTCGCTCACGCTGCTGTTTCTCGGGATGCGCTCCGTGATGCAGATCGGGGGGAGCTGCGCGTCGGGGAACCAGCCGTTCGTGGTCTCGCATCCGTGCCCGGCCGGGGTGGCCCTCCTCATGCCCGCGTCGATCTGGGGAGGGCTGATCTTCGTCGGCGTCTACGTGTGGCAGACCTCCAGGTACCACTCGCCGTCGCTGCTCGTGCTGATCTGGCCCGCGCTGTTCCTCTCGCTCGGGTGGAACTTCCTGCAGTTCGGCCTCAACCCTCCGGGAGGCGTCCCCGGCGTGTCCGGAGGGTTCCTGGTCTGCGCGGTGTTGTTCGGCCTGATGGGTGGGGTGCCGCTGCTCTACGGGCTCCCGGCCACGATCCGTCACTTCACGGGCCGGCCACCCCACCGCAAGCCCCTGCCCAGCCTGCTCAACGCGCCGTTCCGGCCGACGTGGACGACCGTCCAGGGCTGGGGCCCCACCCCGCCCGTCGTCCGCCCGTCGTCCGCCGGCAGCTCGCCACAGCCGGGGACCCAGCAGCCGGCCGGTGCGAGTTGGTGGCCGGCCATCGGGACCACCACGCCGACCCCGTCCGCC
Above is a genomic segment from Actinomycetota bacterium containing:
- a CDS encoding response regulator transcription factor → MKTILVVEDEMKIARLVRDYLQHAGFDVMVVGEGGAAVAAARGSKPDLIVLDLGLPGRDGLDVTRELRRSSNVPIVMLTARGDEADRIVGLELGADDYVVKPFSPKELVARVRAVLRRTESTRAGGQELLRAADVEVDAQRMRVQVAGRPVDLTPTEFQLLATFVREPGRVFTRAQLLDAVHGVAFESYERAIDAHVKNIRKKIEPTPGRPRYLVTVHGVGYRFADA
- a CDS encoding SHOCT domain-containing protein; amino-acid sequence: MQTVQQSQQDGPRFSLLGSIGVFIGLAGVACSLTLLFLGMRSVMQIGGSCASGNQPFVVSHPCPAGVALLMPASIWGGLIFVGVYVWQTSRYHSPSLLVLIWPALFLSLGWNFLQFGLNPPGGVPGVSGGFLVCAVLFGLMGGVPLLYGLPATIRHFTGRPPHRKPLPSLLNAPFRPTWTTVQGWGPTPPVVRPSSAGSSPQPGTQQPAGASWWPAIGTTTPTPSADVVSALERLAKLHQSGDLDDNEYEAAKQRILGGSA